The Candidatus Lernaella stagnicola genomic interval CGTGGTCGGGTGTACGTACTGCGCTCGTGCGATGATCTCGTCCGCGTCGTTCAAATACTGCGGATCGCAGGGTGCGATATGCTGGTGGTAGACCATCGCGTCGTTCGGACCCAGATGCTGCGGCTCGACTTCCTCGGGATTGGGCGAAACCTCCTCGCCATAGAAATCGGTCATCAGCAAGTACCAGGGCATCACGAGTTCGGCGCGCACGTTCATCGCCGCCAGTTCCATGTTTTCCATGAACCGCTCGCCGAACTGCTTGTTCGCTTCGGCTGTCGCGTCGATATATAAATACGCGCCCTTACCCGCGTCGGTCACCTCGTCCATCAGCGTGTCGTGGTAGTAGCTGTACGCTTCGCCCACTCCAACTCCGACAAGGTAAATGCCCTCGTTTTCGGAGTCCTCGGCGTGCGCCGCAATCATGTCGATGTCGGTATTGCCCGTGTTGGCTTGACCATCGCTGATCAGCACGACGCGGTTCAATCCGGCCGGCAGATAGTTGGCCGTCGCCAGATCGTACGCCCGTACGAGGCCGGCGTGCAGATTGGTCGACCCGCCGGACTGCAAGTCGTCGATGACCGCCAGCACAACCGGATCGTTCGGCCCGCTCACCGGGTGCGAGGACAGCGCGACGTTGGGTACGGAATCCCAATCGACGATCGAAACGATATCGCCCTCCCGCAGTTGCCCCGTGATCGCGCGGGCGACGTCGCGCAGCAGGCCGATCGGCTCCCCTTGCATCGAACCGGAGGTGTCCATCGAGAAGACCACGTTGACCCGGCGTCCTTGGTCGCGCCTCTGGAATCGACTCTGGGCGCCGATCTGCAGAATGTACTCGCCGGGAAACTGCGCCTCGGGATTTTCGCGCAACTGCGGCACGATCCGAATGCGCCCTGAATCGGGTGCCGGATAGTTGATTTGGTAGTAGTTGGTAAACTCGTACGTACGAATCTTCCCGGCCGGCGGCAAATCGCCCTGGCGAATGATCGTCCGCGCAATTACCGGCGAGGCCTGCGAGTTGGAGTCGTCCGCCGACAGGAACAGTGAGACCGGGGGCCCCGGTTCGGGACATTCGAGCAGGTTCGGAGTCGTGTCGTCATCATCATCATCGTCGTCGTCCCCCCAGGTGTCGTTGTCGTCATCATTATCGTCGTCGTCCCCCCATGAGTCGTCGTCGCCATAGCCATCGTCGTCGCCATAACTGTCGTCGTCGCCATAGCCGTCATCGTCGCCATAGCCGTCATCGTCGCCATAGCCGTCGTCGTCGCCATAGCCGTCGTCGTCGCTAGACCAACTGTCGTCGTCGCCATTGCCGTCGTCGTCGGCCTCCTCCTTGTTTCGGTCGTCGTTGTCACACGAAACGGCGAACAAAAAGCCGAAACAAAGAATGAAAACAAGTAATGCCAAAACAATTCCAAGCGCACCTTTCCTCTTATCCATGACAAAATTCTCCATGTCTTTGGCCCATGTTGCCGACCCGACACCGTCACTTCCGGGCACAGGGGTGGTCGGACTATTTTTCTGCAAAATTGGTGCCGCTATCCGCGATGATTGCTAAAGCACTGATGTCGAAAGATTTTACTTTTTCGGTGAGTCGCGCCCGACGAACTGCTGCTCACGGTTTTTACTACTCAGTCTCAATTTTCTGAGCGTGTAGCGTCAGCGGCGCCACGATGCACGCACCGGAATCGCCTTGATTCACGCCACTTCTTTTTTGCGCCGCCACAACTTGCGACGAACGACGCCGCCCAATAACGCGAGGGATATCGCGAACGCGATCAATTCCGCCGCGGTGAACCAAAGGCGTTGCACGACCGAGACGATCCCCGCCCAGCCCGCGCCGAAGCGGTCGTTGAGCAGCCACGTCAGCGCGCCTTCGCGCACGCCGATGCCGCCGGGCACGATCAGCACGTAGAACGCGACGTGATAGGCGAAGTTGTAGGCTAAGGCGAGTCGGCACGCGTCGGTCCAGCCGACCGGCCGCAGGGAAGCGACCAACAGCACGAAGGCCGCGCAATGCACGACCCAAGCCGCGGTCATCAGCAACACGGTGCGCGCCACCGCGCCGGGACTGACCACGAGCACGATCGCTTCTTTGCCGCGCTTCTCGCGCCAGCGGTTCACCCAACGCTCAATACGCACCGGCATCACGATCAGCGCCGCCCAACCCACCGCCGCCACCGCCAGCGACACCCAGAACAGCCACGCGTCGTATCCGGCTCCGAGCAGACTGACCGCGATGACGATCACCGCGCCGATCGAGCCGCTGATGTTCTGCACAACGGTCGCCGTGAGCGCCGTCGCCTTGCGATAGCCAAGCTGCTCGGCCAAAAACACTTGTCCGAGAAACAGCCAAACCTTGCCCGGCACGTACTTGCCCAACTGCGCGGCGTAGATGATGGCGAAGGTGTCCCGCAGGCGTACGCTCTCGCCCCGGTCTCGAAAAACGACCCGCCACACGAGCGCGACAAGAAGGAAATTCACAAGCAACACAGCGAGGCTCGCCGCCAGCAGCCCGGGCGACACCGTCAACGGTTGCGCCGCGAGTTGCGATCGGCCCAGCCTGATTTGCCACACGACGAAACCCAACGACACCGCGATCAGGAAGATCATGAAAACGCGGAGGGCAACGCGGCGGAAGGCGGTGTTCAAGCGGCGGCTCCTTGTGGGGTCACACGGTGTCCTGGTCGCCCCAGGTCAAGTACCAGTTCTCAGCGTCGTTGACCGCTTCGGCCTGGTTGTCGGGCAGCAGGGGGTAGGCGCAAAAGTACGTCGGCTCCGGGTGAAAGCGCGTCGGCACCGACACGAAGTCATTGCGGGTGAAGGCGCGGTGTTCCGGCTGATGCGAGAAGCACAACGCCCCGGCAACCTGTGCGCCCGCCTCGCGGGCCTCATGGATGAGCAAGGCCACGACGTCGTCAGCCAGGTGCAAGTGTTCTTCCGGCAGCAGCATTTCGCAAATCGCGTAGGTCAACAGGCCGCGCTTGGGCAGCAGACGCGTGACGACCACGCCCACCGCCGCGTCTTCCACTTCGACGTGATACAGCCGGTAAGGTGCGCCCGGAGTTTGCGCGTACCGTGCGTTCAGCGCCGCGGCATCTCTCACGACCGCAATCCGCAAGCGCTCGCGGGTTTGCGCCCAAATGTCATCGGCCGCAACGCCGAAACGTTCCACCGGCACCAGACGTAGGGGGGCGCCCGCGTCGCGCTCGGGTGCGATACGCCGCCACATGGCCGCCGCCACCGGTCCCAGCATCTCGGCCAGCCCCTTCCCCAAAGCGCCGCTCAGCACGGCTTTGACATCCAGCGGGCGCAACATAAAAGGAAACGATGCCACGTCCGTCCAGGCCAAGCCTTTGGTACGAATCGGATGGATGCGCTGGTTGGGAAATGCCCAGGCGAAGGCGAAGTCGGCCTCACGCAGGCGGTCGTACTGAGTTCGCGCGAGATGTCCGAGCAACCCCTTGCCTTGCGCCGAAGCCGACACGGCGGTGTCGCACGAGTGGGCGCTGAGCACCTCGCGATCGAAAAACCACGTTCGCAACGCGAGCGAGGGGTATTGGCCGACCGGCACGGTCTTCGGACCCGCCGCCGAAATCCACGGTCCCTTGGCCGACCACACGGTGTGCTTCCAACGGAAACGGTCGGCGAAATCGGGATCGCTTTCGCTCACGTTGAAAACCTCGCGGGCGAGCTTGACGGCGCGACCGAGCTGTCTTTTCCCAACGGGGAAGATCGGCGGCGCGTTCTCGGCTTCACGCTGAAACCGTTCCTGCAGGCGGGCCAGCATTTCCGTCGCCGTCACGAACTCCACGCCCATGCCGCGCTCGGCCGCACCGGCCACCAGGTTGCGCAAATTGTCGCCGACATGTCGCGCGTGGTAGAGAGGCCGATCGACCATGGCCGGCCCCATTCCCAGCAGTTCATCGGGATGAAAATACGCCGCCAGCGTGGCGTGGCCGCGCTTTTCGGCCTGCGCCAGGACGTGGCGCATCATCAGCGAAAAAATCGCATGATGGGCGGTGATGTTGATCGACGTGTAACGCCCGGTCATGCCGCTGCCGCCGCGCAACAGGTACCGCACGGTATACATCGTCCGGACCGCGGCCGACTCGATGGTCGTCAGCGGCATTTCGATCAACCCCGAGGGGCGTACGGCGTGGCTTTGGTAATCGGCCGCATGCGGGCGGTAGGCACCGTGCCTGCACCGCGACCAATCGTACTCGCCGGCGAAATGGGTGCCGCGTTTGTCGACGCCGCCGGGGTGACGCAATCCCGGCATGGCCGAGAGGTCCATCTCGACGCCCAAGTCACGCATGGCCTGCATGGTGGCGTCGTTCATGGCGTACCACCCCATACGGGCAAAGCGCGGGGGTGTATCGAAGGCCGCCGCGCCGCGTTCGAGATTCGCTCGCTGCCATGCGGTGTCGCGCGTTTCCTGGTACCAGCAGTCGTGTTCGTCCGACCATCGCCAGTGGTGCGGATGCCAACCGATTTCGTGCCCGGCGTCCTGTAGTTCGGTCCAGAGATCCGCGAATTCTTGAAGTTGCCACCCGGGATCGCCGTGGCAGGCGGCGATTTGTTCGTCGGCCCGTAAAACCCACAATATCGGTAGTTCGCGCCCTTGGTGATCGCGCAGGCCGTGCAGTTCGCTGCGTAATCGCGGTACGCCTTCGCGCAGGCCGCGCCACGTCAGCGGGCCGGGCTGGTCGAATCGCCGGCCGCCGTAATCGGGTCGGTCGGGATCGGCGTCGCACAAGACGAGCACGGTGATTTTCGCGGCCACACTGCACTCCCATGGCAAAGTTATTCCGTGGTTCCAGAGTAGGCTAGTTACGGGGCGGTCAACAAGAGCTAATTAGTCGATGATGTTGCGATTATCAGTCTCAAACGTAATGAGACGGGTGACCGAGTTCGTGCCCGGATCGGCCACAAAGACTCGGTCTTCGCCGAAGAATTCTTCGTCGTCGGCCACCGGAGAGACGATGACGCCACGGGGCACGGTGCCGATGGGTACCGGCGGTTCGCCGCTGTCGGTGAAGAGGCGGAAGGTGTCGCCGTCGGAGGGGGCGCGATCACCGGCGCGAATGACGAAGCGAATTTCGTCGCGGTCGCTGGCGTACGCCTGCCCGGTCGCGGCATAGGTGAACTGCAGGCCGCTGGAGGTCCCCTCCACTTCCCAGGCATCGATACTTTGCAGGTAGCTGATCCGCCACTCTTCTTCGCTGGTAAGGCAGTCCTTGGTTTGAATGTCGGTCAACTCCGGATTGCTATTGGGTCCCTTGTCGAAAAAGCGCGGCGGTTCGTAGGAGGAACCGCACACGCGACGCTGGCGGGGAAAGAAGTAATACAGGAAGCCGTCGTCACTGGTCACAAAGCCGTAGGCGCCGCTGGTGGAGAGGGCCATGTCGTTAAGCGCGGCGTGGAAATAAATTTCCTCGTCGGTCTGCTGCCAGTCGCGGCGGTCGATGATGTGCAGTTGCGGCGGATCGATATTCAACACGTACAAATCGTCGTTGTCGGAGTTTTCCGCGATGGCCCCCGGCTTGCCGCCGAGAAACACTTCGATGTCCGTCAGCGCCTGGGCGGCGGCGTCGACGACCCGCAGCATCCCATCCACGCTGGTGACAAACACGCTTTGCCCGTCCACGCTCACTTCGATTTCGACCGGTGTGGAAGGCAACGCCACTTCGCCGGCCACTTCCATGGCCGCGTGGTCCCACACCACGAGGCGGTCGTTGGCGCCGTCCATGAACCAGATTTCCGGCCGTTCGCGCCAGACTTCCGGGGTCGTGAACTCCAGTGTATCGCGGTCGATGACCGGCGGCACGACGTCCAGCCGCGCACCGTCGAATTCCAAATCCAATTCGCTGACCGTCCAAGGATCTTCCGGATCGACGAGCCGCACCGCGTCGCGCAACGCGTCGGTTACGTACAGCGTGCCGCCGTCGGGCGTGATCACGATGTCGTGGGGCGCCTTGCCCAACCAAATGACGTCGGGATTGTAGGGGTCCAGGCTGTGGTCCTTGATGATGTCGTACCCGACAACCCTGATAATCGTCATGCTGCCACCCCAGGTGTTGACGGCGTAAAGCAGCGGACCCTCATCCTGCAGCACGTCCGGATGCACGGCGAGCCGCGTCGGGCCGAAGAAATGCTCTTTCACCTCTTCCGGTTGGTAATCGTCGCCGCAGGCGATCATCAGCAGCAACAGCGCGAGCAGTATCATCAGGATCGTAGTTGTCCGGCCGGCGCTCATCATCGTCCCCATTACGGTATCGACCAGATGACTTCTTTGGTCATCGCGTCGAGTAGCGTGAGGTTGTGGCTGAGGAAATTGGCGACCAACGCGTAGTAGTAACCGGGGTTCTCCGGATTCTCGAAAAAGGCGATATCTGTCGGACCGGCACCGGTATCCATCGCGCCCAGTAAGCGTCCGGTGAGCGCGTCGTAAGCCATGATTGAATTATCGTCGTAATTCGTGACCCAGGCTTCTAAGCCGTCGGGCCGCACTTCCGCGTCGATCGGGGCGTCTTCGGAGGGCAGGATGCGCAGCACGGCGCGGTCCGGCTGCAGGGGCAGCTTATCGGTGTCGACCATCAGCACGGCGCTGGGGCTGCGCGAGGCGACAAACAGCGACTTGCCGTCGGGCGTGAAGTCCAACCCGCGAAAATCGAAGCCGAACAGGCTAAAGCCGCCGAATGCGCCGAAAGCGGTCAGGAAGGCGCCGGTATCCGCTTCGATCACGGTGATGGCGTTGAGGTCCTGATTCGTAACATAGGCGTGATTGGTGCCCGGTTGGATTTTCACTTCAGTGATGCCTGCGGCCAGGCGCACGTTGCGGATCAGCTTCCGGTTTTCGACGTCCACGATCGACACATCGCCGCTGCCGATGCAGGCCGCCAGCAGGGTTTTGCCGTCGGCGGTCAGCGCCAAACCGTAGGGCTGCCGCGCCACTTCGATACCCTGCACGCCCTCATCGTTCGGCTTGACGTCGATTTGCTCCGGGAAGCCCGGTTTGGAAAGATCGAAGATTCGCACGTGGTTGCTGCGCCGGTCGGCCACGAAAGCCCGGCTCTTATCATTATTTAAAATGATTTTCGCCAGGTAGGGCTTGGTCTCAACGTGCCGCAAGACGGCGCGCTTGCGTTCCACCAGGGCGGTCGGGAGATCGATGACCGAAATCCATCCGACCTTGTCGTCGGAAAGGTCGAAGTTGGCGTTGGTCACGTACGCGTACGGCCAATTGATGGCCAACCCGATGGGGTTGTCCAAAACGCCACCTTCACCGGCGTAGTCCGGCACATTGTCGCAAGCGGGCGCCACGGCCAGAATCAGGGCCAGGCAGATGATCAGTAAGACGGTTTGGCGCACATTTCCCCCTTGGATTTCCAGACCCGGCGCATCTTAGCGGCGCGCCACGAAGCGGTCAAGGAAGTTCCAAGGAAATCTGCATGGCCCGCGCCGGACGAATCAACGGCAAGACCGGCTACAGTTTGCTGAAGATCGCGCTCGGTCGCGGTCGGGTCCCTAACCCTTTGCCAAGGCCCGCTTGCCTTCCGCGGCCCGTCGTCTGAAAATACAGCATCTTGCGAGGAGGCTGATCATGAAATGCGTTCCCTTCATCTTACTGCTGGCCGGGTTGTTGCTATTGGGTTTCGCCGCGGGCCTCGCCTGCGATGACGACGACGACGACGACGACGATAACGACAATGACGATACGTCCATCGATGACGACACCGGCGGCGACGACGACGACGATGACAACGACGATGACGACAACAACGACGATGACGATGACGACACGTCCCCAGTGGACGACGACACCACCGGTGATGACGACGACGATGACAACGACGACAATGACGATGATGACGATGATGACGACGATGACGACAACGATGACGACAACGATGATGACGACACGACGCCGGACGATTGCACAACGCTGGAAGACCCGGACGATGCGGGGGCGTACTCCGTCGTGGCCTGGGAATACGGCGATGAAAACGACCCCGACGCCCAAACAACCAATGTCCTGCCCTATTTCCGGACGCCCGCTTTCTACGTGCGTTGGGTCCGCGGCATCCCCATGAGCGCGGTTCCCCTGCACGGCCTGGGGCATTACCCGGATGGCGACGGCCCCTTCCCCCTAGTGCTGATCGTGCACGGCAACCATAGCCCCGAGGAGCTCTCCTACCCGGGCTACGGCTATCTCACCGAGCACTTGGCGACGCACGGGATTATCGCCGTGTCGATCGAGGAAGATTTTCTCAACGGCGGGGTCTCCGGCGAGATGGACGCGCGGGGCATCGTGCTCTTGCGGCACTTGCAGCTTTTCCGCGAATGGAACCGCGATCCGTCGCACCCGCTGTACGGCAAGATCAAAATGAACCGCATCGGTCTGGCCGGGCACAGTCGCGGAGGCGAAGGCGCCGCGACGGCATGGCTCTACAACACGACGCTGCACAATCCCGCCGACCCCCTGCACGATTTTGGTTTTCACATCCGTTCGGTCTTGGCGATCGCGCCGGTGGACGGCCAACTCGGCACGCTCTTCCCGGAACTGGTGACGATAGAAAACGCCGATTACTTCGTGATGCACGGCTCTCACGACGGCGACGTCTCCAATTTCCAGGGCCATAAAACCTACGACCGCGCCTTGCCGGTCGCCGAAGAAACGACGGGCGAAAAAGGCTTGTTGTTCATCCAGGGCGGCAACCACGGCCAGTTCAACACCATTTGGGCGCCGGGCGGCGATCCCTTTCCGGTCGGGTATTCGACGACGCCGCTGATCGCCGCGGCCGACCAGCAACAGGTCGCCAAGTTGTTTACGACGGCTTGGTTCCGCTGGACGCTGCAGGGGCGGCGCTGCTACCGCATGATGGCGGCGGGCGAAATCGAGTTCGACTCGTTTCCCGACGACGTCGTTCTGTCACGCCAGTACCAGAATCACACGCGAACGTGGCTGAACCATTACGAAGAGGATAACGACCCGGCCACGACTTCCATTCCCGGCGGCGCGAATGTCGCCAGCGGTTTCGTCATCAGTAACGAGCAGGCCATGACCGGCAGCGGCGCGTACGGCGAGTTCGTCGGCGAAACCGACGGTCACATTCTCGCGTGGGACGCCGGCGTGGCGACCTACACCGTGCAGCTTCCCGACACGCTGCGCATTCCCCTCGACGCCGACATGCTGGCGTTGCGCATCGGGCAACTCTACGAGTCGAGCGACCAGTACAACGTATTCGGTACGGCGCAGGATGTGTCGGTATCGATCGTCGTGGACGGCGTGACATCGGACCCGGTGTACGCCTCGGACTACCGCGAACTTGTCTCGCAGTGCCACGTACGACTGGGCACCAGCTACAACACGTCGATGACGGTACTGGAAACCGTGCGTATTCCGCTGGAGGATTTCGACGGCGGCTCGCCGGTCGACCCGGCGGCGGTGGAGGAAGTCGTGTTGACCTTCGACCGCAGCGAGTCCGGTTTGATCGGGATCGACGAAATTCAGTTCACCGAATTCTAAGAAGGAAATAGACGATGATTTCCAAATCGAAGATATGCCTGGCGGTCCTCCTGATGCTCGCGGCGACTGCTGTCGCGCAGCAAGCCGACATCGAATGCACGGGGATGGATGTGGCGCGCGTCACGCTCGAGGACCCGCACGTGATCCCGCTGCCGAACGGCGGGACAAAGCAAATCAGCGAAGCGTACCTGGTGCGCGTGCACGGCCGCTTCCCGGTGAATCGTGCGCCGGCGTTGCGTATGTTTGTCGGCGACGCGGCCATCGAAGAAGTAGGCTCGTTCCCCGGCGGCGTGTATTTCTATGTATGGGATCTCGAGCGCCTGCGCGCGTTTGCGGGCAAGGTTCTTCGCTACGGTTTCGGTGAGTCGCCGGTGCGTGAAACGACCGTGGTTTTTCCCACAGTCAACGAAACCATGCAAAAACCGTT includes:
- a CDS encoding VWA domain-containing protein gives rise to the protein MDKRKGALGIVLALLVFILCFGFLFAVSCDNDDRNKEEADDDGNGDDDSWSSDDDGYGDDDGYGDDDGYGDDDGYGDDDSYGDDDGYGDDDSWGDDDDNDDDNDTWGDDDDDDDDDTTPNLLECPEPGPPVSLFLSADDSNSQASPVIARTIIRQGDLPPAGKIRTYEFTNYYQINYPAPDSGRIRIVPQLRENPEAQFPGEYILQIGAQSRFQRRDQGRRVNVVFSMDTSGSMQGEPIGLLRDVARAITGQLREGDIVSIVDWDSVPNVALSSHPVSGPNDPVVLAVIDDLQSGGSTNLHAGLVRAYDLATANYLPAGLNRVVLISDGQANTGNTDIDMIAAHAEDSENEGIYLVGVGVGEAYSYYHDTLMDEVTDAGKGAYLYIDATAEANKQFGERFMENMELAAMNVRAELVMPWYLLMTDFYGEEVSPNPEEVEPQHLGPNDAMVYHQHIAPCDPQYLNDADEIIARAQYVHPTTRESMISIRRGTIAELLAAPADQLIKGDAIVAYAEALKFIWEHQYGPEALAECQRVKAKVAAAAELLSDAELDEIVGLLAEVENILD
- a CDS encoding YncE family protein — encoded protein: MRQTVLLIICLALILAVAPACDNVPDYAGEGGVLDNPIGLAINWPYAYVTNANFDLSDDKVGWISVIDLPTALVERKRAVLRHVETKPYLAKIILNNDKSRAFVADRRSNHVRIFDLSKPGFPEQIDVKPNDEGVQGIEVARQPYGLALTADGKTLLAACIGSGDVSIVDVENRKLIRNVRLAAGITEVKIQPGTNHAYVTNQDLNAITVIEADTGAFLTAFGAFGGFSLFGFDFRGLDFTPDGKSLFVASRSPSAVLMVDTDKLPLQPDRAVLRILPSEDAPIDAEVRPDGLEAWVTNYDDNSIMAYDALTGRLLGAMDTGAGPTDIAFFENPENPGYYYALVANFLSHNLTLLDAMTKEVIWSIP
- a CDS encoding GNAT family N-acetyltransferase; this translates as MAAKITVLVLCDADPDRPDYGGRRFDQPGPLTWRGLREGVPRLRSELHGLRDHQGRELPILWVLRADEQIAACHGDPGWQLQEFADLWTELQDAGHEIGWHPHHWRWSDEHDCWYQETRDTAWQRANLERGAAAFDTPPRFARMGWYAMNDATMQAMRDLGVEMDLSAMPGLRHPGGVDKRGTHFAGEYDWSRCRHGAYRPHAADYQSHAVRPSGLIEMPLTTIESAAVRTMYTVRYLLRGGSGMTGRYTSINITAHHAIFSLMMRHVLAQAEKRGHATLAAYFHPDELLGMGPAMVDRPLYHARHVGDNLRNLVAGAAERGMGVEFVTATEMLARLQERFQREAENAPPIFPVGKRQLGRAVKLAREVFNVSESDPDFADRFRWKHTVWSAKGPWISAAGPKTVPVGQYPSLALRTWFFDREVLSAHSCDTAVSASAQGKGLLGHLARTQYDRLREADFAFAWAFPNQRIHPIRTKGLAWTDVASFPFMLRPLDVKAVLSGALGKGLAEMLGPVAAAMWRRIAPERDAGAPLRLVPVERFGVAADDIWAQTRERLRIAVVRDAAALNARYAQTPGAPYRLYHVEVEDAAVGVVVTRLLPKRGLLTYAICEMLLPEEHLHLADDVVALLIHEAREAGAQVAGALCFSHQPEHRAFTRNDFVSVPTRFHPEPTYFCAYPLLPDNQAEAVNDAENWYLTWGDQDTV
- a CDS encoding lysylphosphatidylglycerol synthase domain-containing protein, which codes for MNTAFRRVALRVFMIFLIAVSLGFVVWQIRLGRSQLAAQPLTVSPGLLAASLAVLLVNFLLVALVWRVVFRDRGESVRLRDTFAIIYAAQLGKYVPGKVWLFLGQVFLAEQLGYRKATALTATVVQNISGSIGAVIVIAVSLLGAGYDAWLFWVSLAVAAVGWAALIVMPVRIERWVNRWREKRGKEAIVLVVSPGAVARTVLLMTAAWVVHCAAFVLLVASLRPVGWTDACRLALAYNFAYHVAFYVLIVPGGIGVREGALTWLLNDRFGAGWAGIVSVVQRLWFTAAELIAFAISLALLGGVVRRKLWRRKKEVA